In the genome of Planococcus donghaensis, the window CGTGGATTTTTTGAAAGCTTCTCATACACAGGCTTAGATCAAGCAACTTTATCTGTTCAATTTGATACGACTAGACAAGCTGCGTATTACTTAGCGCAACTAAAAGCGTCAGAACTTATTAAGTCAGTCACACTAGACGGTGTCGCACAAAAAGAACTTAGTATTGAAGAGAGTGGAGAAGTTATAGAAGAAGTTGAAGAAAAACTGCCACGATACATAGCAACGTATACGATTCTTTTTGATGACCAACGCCTTCCAACAGACGATACGGCAGTTCCAGTTGACGGCGAAGCAGCAACTGAAACTCCGGTTGAAGAGGTTGTTGAAGAACCGACTGAAGAAGTTGAAGTGAACGTAGATGTTACGACTGAAACCGAATCACCAGAAACCGCTCCAGCAGAAACAGGAGGGGATGAACAGTGAGTAACTACTCGAAAAGCCAAAAAGAAAAAGGTTTAATCATTTTAGCGAGTATTTTCTTGATCGCTTTATCAGCATACTCATATTTTATGGTTTATGTTCCGACGAAAGAAACGAGAATTCAAGCTGAACAAACCTTAAGTTCTGAACGTGACGTCTTGATTGCCTTGCAAACACAATTTAAAGAATTGCCGGAAACTGAAAAAGTAAATCCGCGCGAATTGCAACGAAAAGTTTCAGTTGAGGCGTTAACAGAGTTAATCGTATTGCAAATTGAACAAGCTGAATTAATGTCAGGGACACTCGTTGACAACATTGGCATCACAGAAGGTCTTGTTGAATTACCTGTTCCTGTCGAAGGTCTTGAAAATCTTCAAGAAGTGCTAACGACCGTTACGGTAAAAGCAGATGATTACCGTGAGATTACAACTTTTATTGAAAAAGTGGAAGCAATGGAACGCATTATGATTGTCGAAGCCATCAATTTTAGTTCGGGAGAAGAAATCACGACAACCGAACAAGTGAACGAAGACGATGCAATTGATGTCACGTTAACTTTTTCCGCATATTTCAGACCTGATCTGATTGCTTTGGCAGATACGTTACCAAAAGTGGATACGCCAACTCCAGCGGGCAAAAAGAATCCGTTGCCAGATTATAATGGGGTAGATTTAGCGGATGAAGAAGCTCAAGATGATAATGCTGTTAAAGTAAACGTTGACGTGGATGTTGAAGAAAGTGCATCAGCATCGAACGAGTAAGGAAGAAAAGAGAAATCATTGCGATTTCTCTTTTTTTGATAGAATAGAGTTTAAACTTAAGTGTTTTTTATTATTAAACTAAAGCAAAGAGGGTTTCTATGGTATTAACTTATTCTGTTTTTATTGGTGTATTTGGACTGGTTTTCGGATCATTTTTTAATGTAGTTGGCCTGCGTGTGCCGAAAAAAGAGTCGATTGCTTATCCGCCGTCACATTGTACAAACTGCGATCGCCGATTAACTGCGCTAGATTTAGTGCCGGTATTTTCTTATCTATTCTTAAGAGGAAAATGCCGTACATGTAGCTCGAGCATTCACTGGGTTTATCCTTTAATGGAAGCGATCACTGGCATTTTATTTGTTGCATCGTATTTAGTGTTTGGTCTTACACCAGAATTGATCGTAGCGATTTTGTTTGTGTCGTTACTCGTTATTATCACGGTATCTGATATTGCGTATATGCTTATTCCTGATAAAGTGTTGTTGCCGTTTGCAGTTGTGCTACTCGGCTTGCGTTTTGTGATTCCGCTAGATCCATGGTGGAATAGTTTGCTTGGTGCGGTCGTCGGTTTTTCGTTGCTATTCTTAATCGCTATCGTATCTAAAGGTGGCATGGGTGGTGGCGACATTAAGTTATTTTTTGTGATTGGGTTAGTGCTTGGTTTAGGTGGAACGTTAATGACCTTATTTTTCGCATCGTTTATTGGCGCGGTCGTGGGCATTATTCAATTACGTGTCACGAAAAAAGGGCGCAAATCCCCGATTCCATTTGGTCCATCTATTGCGGCCGCAGCGATTATTGTGTATTTCTGGGGCGAAGGAATTCTCACATGGTATATGAATTTTCTAGGATGAAGACTTAATTAGGAATGTAGACTACTCGATTCGTTTGAGTTGTCTACATTTTTTTCGTTGATGTCAAACCGCTCCGGACGCTTTGGGGATGGCTCTCGCCAAAAGCCAGGGAGACCACCTGTCTTTTAGCTTCGCCTACCCCGTAAACGCGCCTTCGCTAGTATACAGTTTTACATTAGCAAGTAATTAAAATAGGGTGTTTTGCAACCAGGTAATGTTTTTACACTAAAAATTTAAGAATCATAGAGAAGAAAGCCAGTTGTGAAAATACATTTTGAATATCTTTGTTTATTTTATTCTATAGTCGTATGAACACTTTGAGCATAGCTCTCATAAAAAGCTAGTATGAAGGTGAACGTTACACCTTTTAATATTTATTAACCTATATTTGTAGCAGTCCTTTTGGGAAATATAATAAATCAGATTTATCAACACCTACCACAAAGCGCTTCAAGACTTAAAGAACAACCAAATCTCATTTTTCAACAAGCCTATCAAAGCAAAACTCATTTTTCATCATTTGTTTTCGCGTTTACGGAAATGGTATGATTCTTGAAAAAAGGAGAGATTCTCTTATGAAATTTAAATCTAATTTCCCACTCATACTCGCTTCCCAATCACCACGCCGCCAAGAATTGCTTAATATGCTTGGAGTTGACTTTACTATTAAACCAAGCACGAAAGATGAACCGGATCCGCAGCAATTTCAAACAGCGCTCGGCTATGTGTTAGCTTGTGCTGCACAAAAAGCTCAAGAAGTGGCAGCTGACAATAGAGATAGTGTCGTTATTGGTTCAGATACAATTATTGTATTAGATGAAGAGATTTTATTAAAGCCGAAAAGCAAAGAACAAGCTAAAAGCTATTTGCAAAAACTATCAGGTCAAACGCATCACGTTATTACTGCAGTAACGGTTGTTCATGGCGATAGCGAATTGTCATTCCATGAAACAGTGCAAGTCACATTTTTTGAATTGCCGGAAGCGTGGATTGATGCCTATATCAATACAGAAGATCCATATGACAAAGCAGGTGCTTATGGCATTCAAACAGTATCTGGTTTGTTTATTAAAGACATTCAAGGTGATTACAACGCAGTTGTTGGTTTACCGGTTGCGGCATTAACGCAAAAACTGAATGCTGCAGGGTTTATTTCGTTAGAAGGGAGCGGTGTTCAATGCTAAACGATACACCGTTAATGATTCGTGATGTTCATGTTACAGATCGCCCTCGTGAACGTCTGATAAACCAAGGGGCATCAGCGTTATCCAATCAAGAACTCATTGCCATTTTACTGCGCACTGGCAGTCGACAAGAATCGGTGCTCCATTTGGCAAATCGCGTGCTTACTCATTTTGAACACATTCAAGAATTAAAGAACGCCACGATTGAAGAAATGGTGGCGATTAATGGCATCGGCCAAGCAAAAGCGGTGCAATTACTTGCAGCGGTCGAACTTGGCCGCCGTTTGTCTTCCAAACAAACCGACACGAAATTTACCATTCGTTCACCTAAAGATGCCGCTTCTTATTTAATGGCAGATATGACCTCGCTCAAGCAAGAACATTTTGTTGTTTTGTTCCTCAATATTAAAAATCAAGTGATGCACAGACAAACGATTTTTGTCGGCAGCTTGAATGCTTCTATCGTTCATCCTCGAGAAATTTTCCGTGAAGCGGTCCGTCGTTCGACAGCTTCTATTGTTTGCGCACACAATCATCCCTCTGGTAATCCAGCACCTTCTCCTGAAGATATAGAAGTCACCAAACGACTAGTTGAAGCAGGCAGCATTATCGGAATCGAACTACTCGATCACGTGATTATCGGTGACCACCAATTCATTTCGTTAAAAGAAAAGGGGTTCATGTAGCACTGTTTATTTTTTTTCTTTTCGTCTATAATGATTGGTATTGTGTCCTCACGATTGTGGGGGGGCAGCTGTTTAAAAGAAGGGACGAAAAACTTTGTTTGGATTTGGTTCAAAAGATGTTGGAATAGACTTAGGCACGGCAAATACATTGGTGTATATTAAAGGCAAGGGCATTGTTCTTCGCGAACCTTCTGTTGTCATTAAAAATAAAACGACTGGCGAAATTGTAGCCGTCGGTAGCAAAGCGAAAAACATGATGGGGCGTACAGCAAGTTCTATTGAAGCCGTTCGTCCAATGCGTGACGGCGTGATAGCCGATTACGATACGACGTTAACGATGATCAAGTATAATCTTGTAGAAGCGTTTCGAGCAGTTGGTGGCAAATGGAAAACGGGAACGGTTATGATTTGTGTGCCTTTTGGCATTACGTCTGTTGAACAGCGTGCGGTTTTAAATGCGGCTCGTTCGGCTGGAGCTCGTGAAGCTTACACAATAGAAGAACCTTTCGCTGCAGCAATTGGAGCAGATTTACCCGTATGGGAACCTGTTGGCAGTATGGTCGTCGATATTGGGGGCGGAACAACAGAAGTCGCCGTTATTTCACTTGGCGGAATTGTTTCGAGTGAATCGATTCGTGTTGCTGGAGATGCATTGGATTCAGAAATTATCCAGTATATTCGCAAAGCGTATAAAGTATTGATTGGTGAAAGAACGGCAGAAGCACTTAAAATCGGCATTGGTTCTGCGGTTATTATGGAAGCTTCTGAAAAAGATGTATCGATGGAAATTCGTGGGCGCGATTTAGTAACAGGTTTTCCAAAAACGCTGCAAATCACAGCTGGTGAAATTGCAGAAGCGTTGAGTGAACCTGTAGCGGATATGTTAGCTGGGATTAAAGCAGCTCTTGAGAAAACACCGCCTGAATTGAGTGCAGATATTATCGAAAACGGCATGGTGTTGACTGGTGGAGGGGCGTTATTAAAAAACCTCGATCGTTTAATATCAAAAGAAACCTCCATGCCGGTATCTATCGCTGAAAACCCATTAGACTGTGTCGCGCTTGGCACAGGAAAGGCGCTTGAGAATAGAGACAAATTCCGACGCCAGTTATCATTTAAATAAGGAGGATGGCGATATGCCACAACTTTTAACAAACAAGCGGCTTATTTTGCTGCTGTTGGGTGTCATCCTGCTCGTTGCACTAATTTCTTTTTCGCTCCGTGATCGCGACAACGTGTCGCTTCCGGAACAAATCATAAAAGATGCTGTTGGGGCCGGGCAGTCGGTATTTTCACGACCTGCTCATTTTGTGACTGGAATTTTTGATAATGTCGATTCGTTACTGAATACATTTGAAGAAAACCAGCATCTGAAAACGCGCTTAGAAGAATTTGCGGGTGTGCAGGCTGAAGTAAAGGACTTGCGTTCTGAAAATGAAGAACTGAAAAAAATTGTTGGAAAAGAAGAAGATTTGCGAGACTTTAATCCGATACAAGCAACTGTTATTGCACGGAACCCGGATCAATGGGAAGAAAAGTTGATTTTAAACCGAGGATCAAACCAAGGCGTAAAACCGAACATGGCGGTTATGACAGCAAGTGGCTTAATCGGCAAAGTGACGTTAACCACACCGACTACTTCAACAGTTGAATTGATTTCGACACTCAACCCGAACTACCGCGTTTCCGCGATGGTCGTTGGTGGAGCGAAAGATGTTTACGGTCTTATTGAAGGGTACGATGCAGAGCGTCACGAATTATTATTAAAACGCATTGATGCGAATATTGAATTGAAAAAAGGCGACCAAGTGATTTCAAGTGGGCTTGGCGGAATTTTCCCGAAAGGTGTTTTAATCGGGACGATTACGGAAGTAACAATTGACGAATTTGGTTTAACAAAGCTTGCTTACGTCAAACCAGCAGCTGACTTTTCGCTGTTAAACCACGTTATTATTGCAGATCGAGTGATGCCAGAAGTGGACGGTGAAGACAATGGCGTGACAGGAGACGATGAATCATGATTCGTTTTCTCATTCCTTTGATCTGTCTCGTTTTGTTTTTCATGGAACCGGTTTTTGGTCTTTTTTCGCCATTAAATATTGGTGGCGAATTGAATTATATTGTGCCGCGTTTTCTCATTATGTTTTTGATCTTCCTCACGCTTTATTATGATTTAAAACATGCCATGTTTTATGGATTATTTTTCGGGCTCTTGTATGATGTCTTTTACATTGATATTATTGGATTATATTCTTTTTTGTACCCGGCCATTTGTTTGGCTGCAGCAGCTGCGTTCAAAAAAATCCCTCGGAATTTATTGACAGCGACCTTGCTGACGCTTGTTTTATTGGCATTGTTCGAGTTTTTGCTTTACCAATTCTTCCTGCTTATTTCATTTACGGGAATGCCGCTTGGCACATTTATCACGACAAGATTATGGCCAACCATGATTGCCAATTCCATTTTCTTGGTGATGCTCGGCTGGATTTTCAAGTCGGTAATGGTCACGCAATTAACAGAGCGTGACAATAAGATAGGGTTATATTAATGAAAGCGCAGGTGACATTTTTTTGAAGAATCTCGTTAATATTAAAGGGAAAAATAAAGGACTTGTGCTGTATCTCGATGATCAATGTGCATATTCTGAGTTGTTGACCGAGTTAAAAGCGAAAGTATCGGATCCTGCGCTAGACAGTGATACCGAAGTGACGGTGCATTTAAACAAACGTTATTGCACAGAGAGTCAAATTCAAGAATTGAGCAAAGTGGTTGCGACAAACCCTCATTTAAAAGTTGTCGGAACAACGAGCGATATTTTAAAAGTTGAAGAATGTGAACAAAAGATAATTGAAAGCCAGTCCGAAACATATGTCGGTATCGTGCGATCAGGACAAGTGATCAAAGCGGAAGGCGACTTAGTCGTGATCGGCGATGTTAACCCGAACGGTCGCGTTGAAGCAGGCGGCAGTGTGTATGTATTAGGTCGATTAAAAGGTGCAGCGCATGCCGGAACAAAAGGCAATCGCGATGCAGTCATTGCAGCATCTTGGCTAGAAGCAACACAATTGAAAATTCACGATGAATTGGAAACCATGACAGACGAATTGTCTAGTTTATCGGAACAACCGGAAATGGAATGTGCATATTTACATAAAAATGGCACCATCATCATTGACCGTTTACAGGAATTGCGGTTTATCCGTCCGCAAATTTCAACGTTTAAAGGAGGAAGCTAGTGTGGGAGAAGCTATCGTAATTACATCAGGTAAGGGAGGCGTCGGAAAAACGACGACAACCGCCAACCTCGGCACTGCATTGGCCCTTCAAGGGAAAAAAGTATGCTTAATCGATACCGACATTGGATTGCGTAACCTCGACGTTATTTTAGGACTCGAAAATCGCATCATTTATGATTTGATTGACGTATTAGAAGGTCGTTGCAAAGTGCACCAAGCGCTTGTCAAAGACAAACGTTTTGAAGATATGCTTTATTTATTGCCAGCAGCGCAAACTGCTGACAAAAATGATGTTAATCCAGAACAAATGAAAGAGCTCGTAACGGAGCTGAAAAAAGATTATGACTTTGTTATTATCGATTGCCCAGCCGGCATCGAGCAAGGGTATAAAAACGCTGTAGCGGGAGCGGACCATGCAATTGTCGTGACAACTCCTGAAATTTCAGCCGTTCGTGACGCTGATCGCATTATCGGTTTGTTGGAACTTGAAGAAAACATCGATGCACCCCGTTTAATCATTAACCGCATCCGTCCGCATTTGATGAAAGCGGGAGAAGCACTGGATGTCAATGAAATCACGACACATTTGTCGATCGATTTACTGGGCATCATTGCAGACGACGAGCGTGTCATTTCAAGCTCGAACAAAGGAGAACCGATCGTTATGGACCCGTCCAACACCGCTGCACTTGGCTACCGCAACATTGCGCGCCGCTTGCTAGGTGAATCGGTTCCTTTGATGAGCATGGAAAAAGCACCGCCAAGTTTGTTCACAAAAATTAAAGCAGTCTTTACGAAATAAATTAGTTTGAGCCTTCGCTATTATAGCGAGGGCTTTTTTTAAAACTTTCGGGAGGTGTGGAATGAACGATTTTTTACTTGTGCAAATGGTTTCGGCAGAACGATTGAAATCTGGCCACGAATTAAAGGTGCCTGTTTTATCTGAGTTAAAAAATTCATTAGCTGGTGTAAGTGGTGAACAACGGACGGCTACTTTATTGACTAGAGAGTTGGATTTGTCAGGAGATTTTGTGTTATTGAGTGATGTTACTATTCCATATAAAGACAGCTCGGTGCAAATTGATTTGCTAGTGATTCATGCAAATTTTGTATGTGTGTTAGAAGTAAAGAATATGATTGGGGATTTTTATTTTGATTCGGTTAACTATCAGTTTCACCGAGTTATCGATGGCCGAAGAGAAGGTATGCGCAATCCAGAAGCGCAAGTGCATCGTGCGGTAAAAGCAGTTAATGGGTTTTTAGGCGTTCCGGTTCAAGGTGTCATTGTTTTAACGAGCCGATCTAGCAAAGTAGTCGATGCCCCTAAACTTTATCCGGTTGTGTCGCTTGATTATTTGCCGTTTCATTTAGAGAAGATGGTGGAGGGTTCGCCACATTTTGATGTGGCAAAGCTAGCGAACAAGTTAAAAAAATTACCTCCGCAAGAGATTAGTAAGTCCTGGCTCGCGCGTCATCAAATTAGTTTTGATTCTTTGCGGCTTGGTGTGACATGTCCAACGTGTCGAACGTGTTCGCTAATTTGGCGAGACCGCAAATGGCATTGTGAGATCTGCGGTTTTCATTCGCGAGATGCTCATGAAGTGACGCTTCAAGAATATGCGGTTTTGTTTGGTAGCGAACTGGATACGCGATTTGCGTACCGGCTACTTGGAGTTGAAAACAAATATGTGCTGTACCGGTTGCTTGAAAAGTCAGCGCCGAAAAGTCGGATTCGTGGAAAGAGACAAATTATTGAAAGTCGCGAGCTGTTGCGTGAGTATTTTAGTCGCATTTATCGGTGACCGCACCTCCAATGGGGAAAAGCGCACCTCAATCGTCCAAGACCGCACCTCGCGACCGCAAAAGCGCACCTCAAACAACAAAGACCGCACCTCGCACCGAGATAACCGCACCTCGCACAAATCAAAACCACACGCGCCACAATCAATTTCCCGAAATAGTACATTCTCTATTGACTCGACTAGTTCCCACATGGTATTATTCTAATGTTATGTTTGTAGCGTATCGTTGCTACAACCGCTCGAATCAGGTTACTTTAAGAAGATGCTTCGGCAGATCACCTGAATAGGCGAGTCTTAATCTAGAGGAGGTGCAAGGATATGTACGCGATTATTGAAACTGGTGGAAAACAAATCAAAGTTGAAGCAGGCCAAGAAATCTACGTTGAAAAATTGAACGGAGAAGCTGGTGATGTTATCACTTTTGACAAAGTTCTATTTGTAGGTGGAGATGATACTAAAGTGGGTGTTCCTTTTGTTGAGGGAGCTACTGTTACGGCTAAAGTTGTAAAAAGCGGCCGCGCTAAAAAGATCACTGTTTTCACTTATAAAGCGAAAAAGAACTATCACAAAAAACAAGGTCACCGTCAGCCATACACAAAATTGACTGTCGATGCAATTAACCTGTAAGAATGATACTTGTAACTGTAAAAGAAACGTCAAACCGCATTTCTTCCTTTGAAATGTCAGGTCACGCGGATTACGCTGAACACGGGCAAGACCTCGTATGTGCTGGAGCATCTGCTGTCTCTTTCGGAGCGGTGAATGCCATCATGGAGCTGACGGGAATCGAACCAGACATTCAGCAAGCGAATAGCGGCTTTTTAAAAGTCAGTTTTCCGAATAACTTGGATGAGAAGACAGATCAACAGGTTCAACTGTTAGTGCGCTCTATGATTGTTTCATTAAAAACGATTGAACAAGACTATGAAGAATATATTAAAATAACCTTCACAGCTTAGGAGGTGGGACAGAATGTTAAGATTAGATCTTCAGTTTTTTGCATCTAAAAAAGGTGTAGGTTCAACGAGAAACGGACGTGACTCAGAATCTAAACGCCTTGGCGCAAAACGTGCAGACGGCCAAGAAGTTACTGGTGGTTCAATTTTATACCGTCAACGCGGGACTAAAATTTATCCAGGTGAGAACGTTGGACGCGGCGGAGACGATACACTTTTTGCTAAAATCGACGGAGTTGTTCGTTTCGAACGTTACGGACGCGATAAGAAAAAAGTTAGCGTATATCCAGTTGCACAAGAAGCTTAATACAAAACGAAAAGGGCTGCTTTCGCAGTCCTTTTTCTTTTGATAATAATCGACGCACTTCACGAGACAAGATAGACGCATTATTTTAGGAATTTACTGCGAATTATTGGTATACTGGAATAAGAAGCTGAATCAGGACGTGACTTATGGAAAAACCAATGACAGTGGCACAATCGCTTCGGCATGCGCGCCATGATTTTTTAAATGACCTTCAATTAATCAAAATGAATATGGATCTTGGTCGTCTCCAAGAGGCGCAAGCGCTTATTCGTTCGTATGCCGAAGCGTCTATGCATGCCAGTCGGTTAGCTGACATCGGGCTACCGCTGACAGAGGAGTGGCTGTTGACAGTCAATTGGCGCTTTCCTGGATTTAATTTTCTTGTAGAGTGTCAGGCTGTTGCAGCACCCGCACATTTAGATGGCGAATTCCGGCGTTTTTTAGAGGGTTTTGTGGAATTAGCAAAAAAACAATTGAGTCCTTATCAAGTGTTTGATTGTGAGATTTTATTGACATCCGACGCAGCGTTTTTTGAAATAATTATCAAGTGTTCGGAGAGTTGGCCGGACTTGAAGCTAGTGGAAACAGATGGATTCACTGTACGAAAAGAGTGTAGCGAAGACGGCACAATAGTGGCTGTTCGTGCACAGATGGAGGGATAATATGTTTGTCGATCACGTAAAAGTTTATGTTAAAGGTGGCGACGGCGGAGATGGCATGGTTGCTTTCCGTCGCGAAAAATATGTACCAAACGGCGGTCCTGCCGGTGGAGATGGTGGTAAAGGCGGGAATATCGTCTTTATCGTTGAAGAAGGATTGCGTACGCTAATGGATTTCCGTTACAAACGGATTTTTAAAGCAGAACGCGGAACGCACGGCATGAGCAAAAATCAACACGGTGCGAAAGCCGAAGATACATTGATTAAAGTTCCACCAGGCACAGTTGTAAAAGACGTCGATACAGGCGAAACAATTGCTGACCTAGTTGAACATGGTCAAACTGCAATTATTGCTAAAGGCGGACGCGGCGGACGAGGAAACTCACGTTTTGCAACGCCTGCAAATCCTGCTCCAGAGCTTTCGGAAAAAGGCGAACCGGGTTATGAGCGCAACGTCATTTTGGAATTGAAAGTGTTAGCGGATGCTGGACTTGTTGGATTCCCGAGTGTTGGGAAATCGACATTATTGTCAGTCGTTTCTGCAGCGAAACCAAAAATCGCTGAATACCATTTCACAACGATCGTTCCAAACTTGGGCATGGTTGAAACAGAAGACCAGCGCAGCTTTGTTATGGCCGATCTTCCTGGATTAATCCAAGGCGCACACGAAGGAATCGGTCTTGGTCATCAATTCCTACGTCATATCGAACGCACGCGTGTTATTATTCACGTCATTGATATGTCGGGTCTTGAAGGACGCGATCCTTATGAAGATTATTTAACAATCAATGAAGAATTAAAACAATACAATATGCGTTTAACAGAACGTCCGCAATTGATTGTTGCAAATAAAATGGATATGCCAGATTCTGAAGAGAATTTAGCGAAATTCCGTGAGAAATTGCCGGAAGATGCACGTATTTTCCCGATTTCTGCGTTGTCGCGTAAAGGCTTAAACAATTTATTGTTTGCCATTGCAGATGTGATTGAAGTAACACCAGAATTCCCATTAATGGGCGATGAAGAAGCTGATTCAGAAAGCACTGTATTGTACAAACACGAAACAGATGCTGATGGCTTTAGCATTACACGCGGTCCTGATGGTGCATTTATCTTGTCTGGTTATGCGATTGAACGTATGTTCAAAATGACAGACTTTTCTCGTGAAGATTCAATTCGTCGCTTTGCTCGTCAAATGCGCGGCATGGGAATTGATGATGCCCTTCGTGAACGTGGAGCGGAAAATGGCGACACGGTTCGCTTGCTTGAATTCGAATTCGAATTTATGGATTGATGCGGAGGTAGCTTGAATGAAGGATATTTCGGAACAACGGTATTATTTAGTGCGTGAAGACGTTTTAACAGAAGCGATGCAAAAAACGCTTGAAGTGAAAAGAATGTTGCAAAATGACCGCATTTCGATTATGGATGCCGTTAACAAAAC includes:
- a CDS encoding ribosomal-processing cysteine protease Prp — its product is MILVTVKETSNRISSFEMSGHADYAEHGQDLVCAGASAVSFGAVNAIMELTGIEPDIQQANSGFLKVSFPNNLDEKTDQQVQLLVRSMIVSLKTIEQDYEEYIKITFTA
- the obgE gene encoding GTPase ObgE is translated as MFVDHVKVYVKGGDGGDGMVAFRREKYVPNGGPAGGDGGKGGNIVFIVEEGLRTLMDFRYKRIFKAERGTHGMSKNQHGAKAEDTLIKVPPGTVVKDVDTGETIADLVEHGQTAIIAKGGRGGRGNSRFATPANPAPELSEKGEPGYERNVILELKVLADAGLVGFPSVGKSTLLSVVSAAKPKIAEYHFTTIVPNLGMVETEDQRSFVMADLPGLIQGAHEGIGLGHQFLRHIERTRVIIHVIDMSGLEGRDPYEDYLTINEELKQYNMRLTERPQLIVANKMDMPDSEENLAKFREKLPEDARIFPISALSRKGLNNLLFAIADVIEVTPEFPLMGDEEADSESTVLYKHETDADGFSITRGPDGAFILSGYAIERMFKMTDFSREDSIRRFARQMRGMGIDDALRERGAENGDTVRLLEFEFEFMD
- the rpmA gene encoding 50S ribosomal protein L27; the encoded protein is MLRLDLQFFASKKGVGSTRNGRDSESKRLGAKRADGQEVTGGSILYRQRGTKIYPGENVGRGGDDTLFAKIDGVVRFERYGRDKKKVSVYPVAQEA
- a CDS encoding Spo0B domain-containing protein, yielding MEKPMTVAQSLRHARHDFLNDLQLIKMNMDLGRLQEAQALIRSYAEASMHASRLADIGLPLTEEWLLTVNWRFPGFNFLVECQAVAAPAHLDGEFRRFLEGFVELAKKQLSPYQVFDCEILLTSDAAFFEIIIKCSESWPDLKLVETDGFTVRKECSEDGTIVAVRAQMEG